The following coding sequences are from one Hippopotamus amphibius kiboko isolate mHipAmp2 chromosome 9, mHipAmp2.hap2, whole genome shotgun sequence window:
- the CFAP119 gene encoding cilia- and flagella-associated protein 119 isoform X1, giving the protein MIRRKSSQFQGLKMQSELEKHCELRREPEKNLSSLDQSATRMGTGVRTESGTVASVDADEDPAANLLPPPLPQPRICIWKYLDIHSMLRLEKTANVEEMREVLAELLGLGSPEQSLRDAITLDLFSHALIFCRQQGFSLEQTSTACALLQDLHKACIATPLGNMEECYRYFTSVLFCHGVRVSFTLPQIRSSPASHPLSHLSPSSSAEGHSGLFLLLDCWALGEKVRASGTGQSSNSQSSPQRPPFSINLFKEEQLLALADYVVNTYFRHFKLYKYVFTPQVLGHGLQEATPHLPPFPRCRCLPPYSQVRLDLSLTYMGLQPPRLWPEDEMEKEEHEEVEEQTVTPQEEEPETVVQPEPEPSQVSILRAYIKTQMNKELQQLQQLVEERLKASEERLSSKLTALERPLQLPPGKGKNKTK; this is encoded by the exons ATGATCCGCCGGAAGTCCAGCCAATTCCAGGGACTGAAAATGCAGTCGGAGCTTGAAAAGCACTGCGAACTGCGTCGGGAACCGGAGAAAAACCTCAGCTCATTGGATCAATCGGCCACGCGGATGGGAACAGGTGTGCGCACCGAGTCGGGGACCGTGGCCTCGGTGGATGCGGATGAAGATCCTGCAGCCAACTTGCTCCCG CCGCCGCTGCCCCAGCCCCGGATCTGTATATG GAAGTACCTGGACATCCATTCCATGCTCAGGCTGGAGAAGACAGCCAACGTTGAGGAGATGAGGGA gGTGCTGGCAGAGCTGTTGGGGCTAGGCTCTCCTGAGCAGAGCCTGCGGGACGCCATCACCCTGGACCTCTTCTCCCATGCACTCATCTTCTGCCGCCAGCAAGGCTTCTCCCTGGAGCAGACATCAACGGCTTGTGCCCTGCTCCAAGATCTCCACAAGGCCTGTATTG CAACCCCCTTGGGCAACATGGAGGAATGTTACCGCTACTTCACCAGTGTTCTTTTTTGCCATGGAGTCAGGGTCAGTTTCACTCTCCCTCAGATAAGGTCTAGCCcagcctcccaccctctctcacACTTATCACCCTCATCTTCCGCTGAAGGCCACAGTGGGCTCTTCCTGCTCCTGGATTGCTGGGCACTTGGAGAAAAGGTGAGGGCTTCAGGAACTGGTCAGTCCTCTAACTCCCAATCATCCCCACAGCGGCCCCCCTTCAGTATCAACCTCTTTAAGGAGGAACAGCTGCTGGCCCTGGCAGATTATGTGGTCAACACCTACTTCCGCCACTTCAAGCTCTACAAATATGTCTTCACACCCCAGGTACTGGGCCATGGGCTACAAGAGGCCACCCCTCATCTCCCCCCTTTCCCTCGGTGCAGATGTCTTCCTCCTTATTCCCAGGTGCGGCTGGATCTATCTTTGACCTACATGGGGCTACAGCCACCCAGGCTCTGGCCAGAGGATGAGATGG agaaagaagagcacgAAGAGGTGGAGGAGCAGACAGTTACGCCACAGGAGGAGGAGCCAGAAACAGTGGTCCAGCCAGAGCCAGAGCCAA GTCAGGTCTCCATCCTCCGAGCCTACATCAAGACCCAGATGAACAAGGAGCTGCAGCAGCTCCAACAACTGGTGGAGGAGCGGCTCAAGGCCAGCGAGGAAAGGCTCAGCAGTAAGCTAACTGCACTTGAGCGGCCCCTCCAGCTACCACCAGGCAAAGGCAAGAACAAGACCAAGTGA
- the CFAP119 gene encoding cilia- and flagella-associated protein 119 isoform X2: protein MIRRKSSQFQGLKMQSELEKHCELRREPEKNLSSLDQSATRMGTGVRTESGTVASVDADEDPAANLLPPPLPQPRICIWKYLDIHSMLRLEKTANVEEMREVLAELLGLGSPEQSLRDAITLDLFSHALIFCRQQGFSLEQTSTACALLQDLHKACIATPLGNMEECYRYFTSVLFCHGVRVSFTLPQIRSSPASHPLSHLSPSSSAEGHSGLFLLLDCWALGEKVRASGTGQSSNSQSSPQRPPFSINLFKEEQLLALADYVVNTYFRHFKLYKYVFTPQVRLDLSLTYMGLQPPRLWPEDEMEKEEHEEVEEQTVTPQEEEPETVVQPEPEPSQVSILRAYIKTQMNKELQQLQQLVEERLKASEERLSSKLTALERPLQLPPGKGKNKTK from the exons ATGATCCGCCGGAAGTCCAGCCAATTCCAGGGACTGAAAATGCAGTCGGAGCTTGAAAAGCACTGCGAACTGCGTCGGGAACCGGAGAAAAACCTCAGCTCATTGGATCAATCGGCCACGCGGATGGGAACAGGTGTGCGCACCGAGTCGGGGACCGTGGCCTCGGTGGATGCGGATGAAGATCCTGCAGCCAACTTGCTCCCG CCGCCGCTGCCCCAGCCCCGGATCTGTATATG GAAGTACCTGGACATCCATTCCATGCTCAGGCTGGAGAAGACAGCCAACGTTGAGGAGATGAGGGA gGTGCTGGCAGAGCTGTTGGGGCTAGGCTCTCCTGAGCAGAGCCTGCGGGACGCCATCACCCTGGACCTCTTCTCCCATGCACTCATCTTCTGCCGCCAGCAAGGCTTCTCCCTGGAGCAGACATCAACGGCTTGTGCCCTGCTCCAAGATCTCCACAAGGCCTGTATTG CAACCCCCTTGGGCAACATGGAGGAATGTTACCGCTACTTCACCAGTGTTCTTTTTTGCCATGGAGTCAGGGTCAGTTTCACTCTCCCTCAGATAAGGTCTAGCCcagcctcccaccctctctcacACTTATCACCCTCATCTTCCGCTGAAGGCCACAGTGGGCTCTTCCTGCTCCTGGATTGCTGGGCACTTGGAGAAAAGGTGAGGGCTTCAGGAACTGGTCAGTCCTCTAACTCCCAATCATCCCCACAGCGGCCCCCCTTCAGTATCAACCTCTTTAAGGAGGAACAGCTGCTGGCCCTGGCAGATTATGTGGTCAACACCTACTTCCGCCACTTCAAGCTCTACAAATATGTCTTCACACCCCAG GTGCGGCTGGATCTATCTTTGACCTACATGGGGCTACAGCCACCCAGGCTCTGGCCAGAGGATGAGATGG agaaagaagagcacgAAGAGGTGGAGGAGCAGACAGTTACGCCACAGGAGGAGGAGCCAGAAACAGTGGTCCAGCCAGAGCCAGAGCCAA GTCAGGTCTCCATCCTCCGAGCCTACATCAAGACCCAGATGAACAAGGAGCTGCAGCAGCTCCAACAACTGGTGGAGGAGCGGCTCAAGGCCAGCGAGGAAAGGCTCAGCAGTAAGCTAACTGCACTTGAGCGGCCCCTCCAGCTACCACCAGGCAAAGGCAAGAACAAGACCAAGTGA
- the CFAP119 gene encoding cilia- and flagella-associated protein 119 isoform X4 encodes MIRRKSSQFQGLKMQSELEKHCELRREPEKNLSSLDQSATRMGTGVRTESGTVASVDADEDPAANLLPPPLPQPRICIWKYLDIHSMLRLEKTANVEEMREVLAELLGLGSPEQSLRDAITLDLFSHALIFCRQQGFSLEQTSTACALLQDLHKACIATPLGNMEECYRYFTSVLFCHGVRRPPFSINLFKEEQLLALADYVVNTYFRHFKLYKYVFTPQVRLDLSLTYMGLQPPRLWPEDEMEKEEHEEVEEQTVTPQEEEPETVVQPEPEPSQVSILRAYIKTQMNKELQQLQQLVEERLKASEERLSSKLTALERPLQLPPGKGKNKTK; translated from the exons ATGATCCGCCGGAAGTCCAGCCAATTCCAGGGACTGAAAATGCAGTCGGAGCTTGAAAAGCACTGCGAACTGCGTCGGGAACCGGAGAAAAACCTCAGCTCATTGGATCAATCGGCCACGCGGATGGGAACAGGTGTGCGCACCGAGTCGGGGACCGTGGCCTCGGTGGATGCGGATGAAGATCCTGCAGCCAACTTGCTCCCG CCGCCGCTGCCCCAGCCCCGGATCTGTATATG GAAGTACCTGGACATCCATTCCATGCTCAGGCTGGAGAAGACAGCCAACGTTGAGGAGATGAGGGA gGTGCTGGCAGAGCTGTTGGGGCTAGGCTCTCCTGAGCAGAGCCTGCGGGACGCCATCACCCTGGACCTCTTCTCCCATGCACTCATCTTCTGCCGCCAGCAAGGCTTCTCCCTGGAGCAGACATCAACGGCTTGTGCCCTGCTCCAAGATCTCCACAAGGCCTGTATTG CAACCCCCTTGGGCAACATGGAGGAATGTTACCGCTACTTCACCAGTGTTCTTTTTTGCCATGGAGTCAGG CGGCCCCCCTTCAGTATCAACCTCTTTAAGGAGGAACAGCTGCTGGCCCTGGCAGATTATGTGGTCAACACCTACTTCCGCCACTTCAAGCTCTACAAATATGTCTTCACACCCCAG GTGCGGCTGGATCTATCTTTGACCTACATGGGGCTACAGCCACCCAGGCTCTGGCCAGAGGATGAGATGG agaaagaagagcacgAAGAGGTGGAGGAGCAGACAGTTACGCCACAGGAGGAGGAGCCAGAAACAGTGGTCCAGCCAGAGCCAGAGCCAA GTCAGGTCTCCATCCTCCGAGCCTACATCAAGACCCAGATGAACAAGGAGCTGCAGCAGCTCCAACAACTGGTGGAGGAGCGGCTCAAGGCCAGCGAGGAAAGGCTCAGCAGTAAGCTAACTGCACTTGAGCGGCCCCTCCAGCTACCACCAGGCAAAGGCAAGAACAAGACCAAGTGA
- the CFAP119 gene encoding cilia- and flagella-associated protein 119 isoform X3 has product MRMKILQPTCSRKYLDIHSMLRLEKTANVEEMREVLAELLGLGSPEQSLRDAITLDLFSHALIFCRQQGFSLEQTSTACALLQDLHKACIATPLGNMEECYRYFTSVLFCHGVRVSFTLPQIRSSPASHPLSHLSPSSSAEGHSGLFLLLDCWALGEKVRASGTGQSSNSQSSPQRPPFSINLFKEEQLLALADYVVNTYFRHFKLYKYVFTPQVLGHGLQEATPHLPPFPRCRCLPPYSQVRLDLSLTYMGLQPPRLWPEDEMEKEEHEEVEEQTVTPQEEEPETVVQPEPEPSQVSILRAYIKTQMNKELQQLQQLVEERLKASEERLSSKLTALERPLQLPPGKGKNKTK; this is encoded by the exons ATGCGGATGAAGATCCTGCAGCCAACTTGCTCCCG GAAGTACCTGGACATCCATTCCATGCTCAGGCTGGAGAAGACAGCCAACGTTGAGGAGATGAGGGA gGTGCTGGCAGAGCTGTTGGGGCTAGGCTCTCCTGAGCAGAGCCTGCGGGACGCCATCACCCTGGACCTCTTCTCCCATGCACTCATCTTCTGCCGCCAGCAAGGCTTCTCCCTGGAGCAGACATCAACGGCTTGTGCCCTGCTCCAAGATCTCCACAAGGCCTGTATTG CAACCCCCTTGGGCAACATGGAGGAATGTTACCGCTACTTCACCAGTGTTCTTTTTTGCCATGGAGTCAGGGTCAGTTTCACTCTCCCTCAGATAAGGTCTAGCCcagcctcccaccctctctcacACTTATCACCCTCATCTTCCGCTGAAGGCCACAGTGGGCTCTTCCTGCTCCTGGATTGCTGGGCACTTGGAGAAAAGGTGAGGGCTTCAGGAACTGGTCAGTCCTCTAACTCCCAATCATCCCCACAGCGGCCCCCCTTCAGTATCAACCTCTTTAAGGAGGAACAGCTGCTGGCCCTGGCAGATTATGTGGTCAACACCTACTTCCGCCACTTCAAGCTCTACAAATATGTCTTCACACCCCAGGTACTGGGCCATGGGCTACAAGAGGCCACCCCTCATCTCCCCCCTTTCCCTCGGTGCAGATGTCTTCCTCCTTATTCCCAGGTGCGGCTGGATCTATCTTTGACCTACATGGGGCTACAGCCACCCAGGCTCTGGCCAGAGGATGAGATGG agaaagaagagcacgAAGAGGTGGAGGAGCAGACAGTTACGCCACAGGAGGAGGAGCCAGAAACAGTGGTCCAGCCAGAGCCAGAGCCAA GTCAGGTCTCCATCCTCCGAGCCTACATCAAGACCCAGATGAACAAGGAGCTGCAGCAGCTCCAACAACTGGTGGAGGAGCGGCTCAAGGCCAGCGAGGAAAGGCTCAGCAGTAAGCTAACTGCACTTGAGCGGCCCCTCCAGCTACCACCAGGCAAAGGCAAGAACAAGACCAAGTGA
- the CFAP119 gene encoding cilia- and flagella-associated protein 119 isoform X5, which produces MRMKILQPTCSRVLAELLGLGSPEQSLRDAITLDLFSHALIFCRQQGFSLEQTSTACALLQDLHKACIATPLGNMEECYRYFTSVLFCHGVRVSFTLPQIRSSPASHPLSHLSPSSSAEGHSGLFLLLDCWALGEKVRASGTGQSSNSQSSPQRPPFSINLFKEEQLLALADYVVNTYFRHFKLYKYVFTPQVLGHGLQEATPHLPPFPRCRCLPPYSQVRLDLSLTYMGLQPPRLWPEDEMEKEEHEEVEEQTVTPQEEEPETVVQPEPEPSQVSILRAYIKTQMNKELQQLQQLVEERLKASEERLSSKLTALERPLQLPPGKGKNKTK; this is translated from the exons ATGCGGATGAAGATCCTGCAGCCAACTTGCTCCCG gGTGCTGGCAGAGCTGTTGGGGCTAGGCTCTCCTGAGCAGAGCCTGCGGGACGCCATCACCCTGGACCTCTTCTCCCATGCACTCATCTTCTGCCGCCAGCAAGGCTTCTCCCTGGAGCAGACATCAACGGCTTGTGCCCTGCTCCAAGATCTCCACAAGGCCTGTATTG CAACCCCCTTGGGCAACATGGAGGAATGTTACCGCTACTTCACCAGTGTTCTTTTTTGCCATGGAGTCAGGGTCAGTTTCACTCTCCCTCAGATAAGGTCTAGCCcagcctcccaccctctctcacACTTATCACCCTCATCTTCCGCTGAAGGCCACAGTGGGCTCTTCCTGCTCCTGGATTGCTGGGCACTTGGAGAAAAGGTGAGGGCTTCAGGAACTGGTCAGTCCTCTAACTCCCAATCATCCCCACAGCGGCCCCCCTTCAGTATCAACCTCTTTAAGGAGGAACAGCTGCTGGCCCTGGCAGATTATGTGGTCAACACCTACTTCCGCCACTTCAAGCTCTACAAATATGTCTTCACACCCCAGGTACTGGGCCATGGGCTACAAGAGGCCACCCCTCATCTCCCCCCTTTCCCTCGGTGCAGATGTCTTCCTCCTTATTCCCAGGTGCGGCTGGATCTATCTTTGACCTACATGGGGCTACAGCCACCCAGGCTCTGGCCAGAGGATGAGATGG agaaagaagagcacgAAGAGGTGGAGGAGCAGACAGTTACGCCACAGGAGGAGGAGCCAGAAACAGTGGTCCAGCCAGAGCCAGAGCCAA GTCAGGTCTCCATCCTCCGAGCCTACATCAAGACCCAGATGAACAAGGAGCTGCAGCAGCTCCAACAACTGGTGGAGGAGCGGCTCAAGGCCAGCGAGGAAAGGCTCAGCAGTAAGCTAACTGCACTTGAGCGGCCCCTCCAGCTACCACCAGGCAAAGGCAAGAACAAGACCAAGTGA
- the PHKG2 gene encoding phosphorylase b kinase gamma catalytic chain, liver/testis isoform: MTLDVGPEDELPDWAAAKEFYQKYDPKDIIGRGVSSVVRRCVHRATGHEFAVKIMEVTAERLSPEQLEEVREATRRETHILRQVAGHPHIITLIDSYESSSFMFLVFDLMRKGELFDYLTEKVALSEKETRSIMRSLLEAVSFLHANNIVHRDLKPENILLDDNMQIRLSDFGFSCHLEPGEKLRELCGTPGYLAPEILKCSMDETHPGYGKEVDLWACGVILFTLLAGSPPFWHRRQILMLRMIMEGQYQFSSPEWDDRSDTVKDLISRLLQVDPEERLTAEQALQHPFFERCEGSQPWNLTPRQRFRVAVWTVLAAGRVALSTHRVRPLTRSALLRDPYALRPVRRLIDGCAFRLYGHWVKKGEQQNRAALFQHRPPGPFPMMGPEEEGDSATVTEDKATLVLS, from the exons AGGAGTGAGCTCTGTGGTCCGCCGTTGCGTGCATCGAGCTACTGGCCACGAGTTTGCGGTGAAGATCATGGAGGTGACAGCCGAGCGGCTGAGTCCTGAGCAGCTGGAGGAGGTGCGAGAAGCCACGCGGCGAGAGACACACATCCTTCGCCAGGTCGCTGGCCACCCCCACATCA TCACTCTCATCGATTCCTACGAGTCTTCTAGCTTCATGTTCCTGGTGTTTGACCT GATGCGGAAGGGAGAGCTGTTTGACTATCTCACAGAGAAGGTGGCCCTCTCAGAAAAGGAAACCAG GTCCATCATGAGGTCTCTGCTGGAAGCAGTGAGCTTTCTCCACGCCAACAACATTGTACACCGAGACCTGAAGCCCGAGAATATTCTCCTAGATGACAATATGCAGATCCGACTTTCAGATTTTGGGTTCTCCTGCCACTTGGAACCTGGCGAGAAGCTTCGAG AGCTGTGTGGGACTCCAGGGTATCTAGCACCAGAGATCCTTAAGTGCTCCATGGATGAAACCCACCCAGGCTATGGCAAGGAGGTCGATCT TTGGGCCTGCGGGGTGATCCTGTTCACACTCCTGGCTGGCTCACCACCATTCTGGCACCGACGCCAGATCCTGATGTTACGCATGATCATGGAGGGCCAGTACCAGTTTAGTTCACCTGAGTGGGACGACCGTTCCGACACTGTGAAAGACCTG ATCTCGAGGCTGCTGCAGGTAGATCCGGAGGAGCGCCTGACAGCTGAGCAAGCCCTACAGCACCCATTCTTTGAGCGCTGTGAAGGCAGCCAACCCTGGAACCTCACCCCCCGCCAGCGGTTCCGG gtggcagTGTGGACAGTGCTGGCTGCTGGACGGGTGGCCTTAAGCACCCACCGAGTGCGGCCGCTGACCAGGAGTGCACTGTTGAGGGACCCTTATGCACTGAGGCCAGTGCGGCGCCTCATTGACGGCTGTGCCTTCCGGCTCTATGGACACTGGGTGAAGAAGGGTGAGCAGCAGAACCGGGCAGCCCTCTTCCAGCACCGGCCCCCGGGGCCTTTTCCCATGATGGGCCCTGAAGAGGAGGGGGACTCAGCTACTGTCACCGAGGACAAGGCCACACTGGTGCTGAGCTAG